Proteins from a single region of Mustela erminea isolate mMusErm1 chromosome X, mMusErm1.Pri, whole genome shotgun sequence:
- the LOC116583076 gene encoding melanoma-associated antigen B4-like encodes MPRGQKSKLRAREKRRQAQGEPQSLEGTQATAANVEESSDSPVSGDTVPSPPAADTSQEPRGSPATSSPTAGVSRPRSNVGAKSQAEKKKNSPQASTSPESAHKDLLTRKVGMLMQFLLEKYTMGAPILKSDMLKIIHKRYKGHFPEIIRKASEHMELVFGLELKEVKPGGHSYILVSSLDLTADGSVSSAWGFPKNGLLMPLLSVIFLSGNRASEKDIWEFLNILGIYDGRKHSVFGDPRKLITQDLVQEKYLEYRQAPGSDPPRFEFLWGPRAHAETSKMRVLEFLAKVHDTVPSAFPFHYEEALRDEEERARARATAAAASPTQAGARSQVKSSLSSPP; translated from the coding sequence ATGCCTCGGGGCCAGAAGAGTAAGCTCCGTGCTCGTGAGAAACGCCGCCAGGCCCAAGGTGAGCCCCAGAGCCTTGAGGGTACTCAGGCCACTGCAGCAAATGTTGAAGAGTCCTCCGACTCTCCTGTTTCTGGGGATACTGTCCCGAGTCCCCCTGCTGCTGACACTTCTCAGGAGCCTCGGGGATCCCCAGCCACTAGCTCTCCTACTGCAGGTGTTTCACGCCCAAGATCTAATGTAGGTGCCAAGAGccaagctgagaaaaagaaaaattcccctCAGGCCTCAACTTCCCCTGAGAGTGCTCACAAAGATCTTCTAACCAGGAAGGTGGGGATGTTGATGCAGTTCCTGCTAGAAAAGTATACAATGGGGGCACCCATTTTGAAGTCAGACATGCTGAAGATCATCCACAAAAGGTACAAGGGGCACTTTCCCGAGATCATCAGGAAAGCCTCTGAGCACATGGAGCTGGTCTTTGGCCTGGAATTAAAGGAAGTCAAGCCCGGCGGTCACTCCTATATCCTGGTCAGCAGCCTAGACCTCACTGCCGATGGCAGTGTGAGCAGTGCCTGGGGCTTTCCTAAGAATGGGCTTCTCATGCCTCTTTTGAGTGTGATCTTCTTGAGTGGCAACCGAGCCTCTGAGAAGGATATCTGGGAATTCCTGAATATTTTGGGCATCTATGATGGCAGGAAGCATTCGGTCTTTGGGGACCCCAGGAAGCTCATCACCCAAGATCTGGTGCAGGAAAAGTATCTGGAGTACCGCCAGGCACCCGGTAGTGATCCTCCACGCTTCGAGTTCCTGTGGGGCCCAAGAGCCCACGCTGAGACCAGCAAGATGAGAGTCCTGGAGTTTTTGGCCAAGGTTCATGATACCGTCCCCAGCGCCTTCCCATTCCATTACGAAGAGGCTCTGCGAGATGAGGAAGAGCGGGCCCGAGCCAGAGCCACAGCTGCGGCTGCCTCTCCTACCCAGGCCGGTGCACGTTCCCAGGTCAAGtccagcctctcctctcctccctag